A region of Streptomyces sp. WMMC500 DNA encodes the following proteins:
- a CDS encoding LacI family DNA-binding transcriptional regulator: MKDVAARAGVGLKTVSRVVNGEPGVTQATERRVRDAIDALGFRRNDSARILRKGRTATVGLVLEDLADPFYAPLSGAVEEVARAHGSLLIHGSSGEDPAREEELVLALCARRVDGLVVVPASTDHRYLEPELAAGVAAVFVDRPPGRVSADTVLSDNYGGARQAVEHLVGYGHRRIGFIGDHPRIHTAAERLRGYRAAMADAGLPVAGTWTSLGSTEPARVAAECVRMTSGPDPVTALFTGNNRVTVTAVRTLTAGGRTAALVGFDDFEMADLLSPGITVVAQDPAELGRRAAARLFQRLEGAAGDPERLVLPTRLIPRGSGERPPAD; this comes from the coding sequence ATGAAGGACGTCGCCGCACGCGCGGGCGTCGGCCTCAAGACCGTCTCGCGGGTGGTCAACGGCGAGCCCGGCGTCACGCAGGCGACCGAGCGGCGGGTGCGGGACGCCATCGACGCGCTCGGCTTCCGCCGCAACGACAGCGCGCGCATCCTGCGCAAGGGCCGCACCGCCACCGTCGGGTTGGTGCTGGAGGACCTGGCCGACCCGTTCTACGCGCCGCTGAGCGGGGCCGTCGAGGAGGTCGCCCGCGCGCACGGCTCCCTGCTCATCCACGGCTCCAGCGGCGAGGACCCCGCGCGGGAGGAGGAGTTGGTGCTCGCGCTGTGCGCGCGCCGCGTGGACGGGCTGGTCGTCGTCCCGGCCAGCACCGACCACCGCTATCTGGAACCCGAGCTGGCCGCCGGCGTGGCCGCCGTGTTCGTCGACCGGCCGCCGGGGCGGGTCAGCGCCGACACCGTGCTGTCCGACAACTACGGCGGCGCCCGCCAAGCGGTCGAGCACCTCGTCGGGTACGGGCACCGCCGGATCGGCTTCATCGGCGACCACCCCCGCATCCACACCGCCGCCGAGCGGCTGCGCGGCTACCGGGCGGCGATGGCGGACGCCGGGCTGCCGGTGGCAGGGACGTGGACCTCGCTGGGCAGCACGGAGCCGGCGCGGGTGGCGGCGGAGTGCGTACGGATGACGTCGGGCCCCGATCCGGTGACCGCCCTGTTCACCGGCAACAACCGGGTGACCGTCACCGCGGTGCGCACGCTGACGGCCGGCGGCCGGACGGCGGCGCTCGTCGGCTTCGACGACTTCGAGATGGCCGACCTGCTCTCCCCCGGGATCACCGTCGTCGCCCAGGACCCGGCGGAGCTGGGCAGGCGCGCGGCGGCCCGGCTCTTCCAGCGGCTCGAGGGCGCGGCCGGCGACCCGGAGCGGCTGGTGCTGCCGACGCGGCTGATCCCCCGCGGCTCGGGCGAACGCCCGCCCGCGGACTGA
- a CDS encoding ROK family protein, which yields MVAAQPTELVAALDIGGTKTAAGLVDVGGRLLARAQRPTPAAADGETIAAAVTGVLRDLAAADPAGWARATAVGIGSAGPVDASVGTVSPVNIPGWRDYPLVATVREAAGGLPVVLVGDGVAMAAAEHWQGAARGRSAALCMVVSTGVGGGLVLDGRPYPGPTGNSGHIGHISVDLDGDPCPCGGRGCVERIASGPNIARRALAAGWTPGPDGDDTAAGVAAAARAGDPVALASFDRAAKALAAGIAATATLVEIEVAVIGGGVAAAGELLFAPVRQHLKTYAALSYAADVAVVPAHLGTDAGLIGAAAAAAQELGLRRFTAPG from the coding sequence ATGGTCGCCGCCCAGCCGACCGAGCTCGTCGCCGCGCTCGACATCGGCGGTACGAAGACGGCCGCGGGCCTGGTCGACGTCGGCGGCCGGCTCCTGGCCCGGGCCCAGCGGCCGACGCCCGCCGCCGCGGACGGCGAGACGATCGCGGCGGCCGTGACCGGCGTGCTGCGCGACCTCGCCGCCGCCGACCCCGCGGGCTGGGCCCGCGCGACCGCCGTGGGCATCGGCAGTGCCGGCCCCGTGGACGCCTCGGTGGGCACCGTCAGCCCCGTCAACATCCCCGGCTGGCGCGACTACCCGCTGGTGGCCACGGTCCGCGAGGCCGCGGGCGGGCTGCCCGTGGTGCTCGTCGGCGACGGCGTCGCCATGGCCGCCGCCGAGCACTGGCAGGGCGCCGCCCGCGGCCGGTCCGCGGCGCTGTGCATGGTCGTCTCCACCGGCGTCGGCGGCGGGCTCGTCCTCGACGGCCGCCCGTACCCAGGACCCACGGGCAACTCCGGGCACATCGGCCACATCTCGGTCGACCTCGACGGCGACCCGTGCCCCTGCGGCGGGCGTGGCTGCGTGGAGCGGATCGCCTCGGGGCCCAACATCGCCCGCCGCGCGCTGGCCGCCGGCTGGACCCCGGGCCCGGACGGCGACGACACCGCCGCCGGCGTCGCCGCGGCGGCCCGGGCGGGCGACCCCGTGGCGCTCGCCTCCTTCGACCGGGCCGCCAAGGCGCTGGCGGCGGGCATCGCCGCCACCGCGACGCTGGTCGAGATCGAGGTCGCGGTGATCGGCGGCGGCGTGGCCGCAGCGGGCGAGCTGCTGTTCGCGCCGGTACGGCAGCACCTGAAGACGTACGCCGCGCTGTCGTACGCCGCCGACGTGGCGGTGGTCCCGGCACACCTCGGTACGGACGCGGGCCTGATCGGCGCCGCCGCGGCGGCGGCGCAGGAACTGGGTCTGCGGCGGTTCACCGCGCCCGGCTGA
- a CDS encoding NPCBM/NEW2 domain-containing protein, whose translation MRNPPSGRRVARPYTRVLTGITGAVAVCAVLTVPTAAAPPGTQPQSETTAATAAAGPEVRLPDGLAQTPPMGFNNWNSTHCRAEFDHEMVKGIADIFVEKGLKDAGYEYVNIDDCWALPERDANGKLVPDPVRFPDGIKAVADYVHSKGLKFGIYTSAGTKTCNQAGFPGSLGHEESDAQQFADWGVDYLKYDNCNNQGVDAVERYTKMRDALKATGRPIVYSICEWGENDPWEWAADVGHLWRTTGDISDNWSSVLGIMKQNLPLAEHAGPGHWNDPDMLEVGNGGMTDTEYRTHFSMWSIMAAPLLIGSDLRGADEATFEILGNEEVIAVDQDPLGKQGTVVSSEDGRWVVSKEMADGSRTVALFNESGSPQEISTTAGEVGLPAAGGYRLRDLWQHQDRDSGGEITAAVPAHGTVLYRVWPDADAGSPPAGTTFASDWEWYLARNGWGPAERDTSVGERPAGDGAPLTVGGETYAKGLGVHAPGEIGYYTAEECETFAADVGLDDESGGDGSVAFEVWADDAKVAESGVLTNDRPAQPLSADVGGAQTVRLVVTDGGDGIDHDHADWADARFTC comes from the coding sequence ATGCGGAACCCACCGTCCGGACGAAGGGTCGCCAGACCGTACACGCGCGTGCTGACCGGGATCACGGGGGCGGTCGCGGTCTGCGCGGTGCTCACCGTGCCGACCGCGGCGGCACCCCCGGGAACGCAGCCGCAGAGCGAGACCACCGCCGCCACGGCGGCGGCGGGGCCGGAGGTCCGGCTGCCCGACGGGCTGGCGCAGACCCCGCCGATGGGCTTCAACAACTGGAACTCCACCCACTGCCGGGCGGAGTTCGACCACGAGATGGTCAAGGGCATCGCGGACATCTTCGTCGAGAAGGGCCTGAAGGACGCGGGCTACGAGTACGTCAACATCGACGACTGCTGGGCCCTGCCCGAGCGCGACGCGAACGGCAAGCTGGTCCCCGACCCCGTGCGCTTCCCCGACGGGATCAAGGCGGTCGCCGACTACGTGCACTCCAAGGGGCTGAAGTTCGGCATCTACACCAGCGCCGGGACCAAGACGTGCAACCAGGCCGGCTTCCCCGGCTCCCTGGGCCACGAGGAGTCCGACGCGCAGCAGTTCGCCGACTGGGGTGTCGACTACCTCAAGTACGACAACTGCAACAACCAGGGCGTCGACGCCGTCGAGCGCTACACCAAGATGCGCGACGCGCTCAAGGCCACGGGCCGGCCCATCGTGTACAGCATCTGCGAGTGGGGCGAGAACGACCCGTGGGAGTGGGCCGCCGACGTCGGCCACCTGTGGCGCACCACCGGCGACATCAGCGACAACTGGTCGAGCGTGCTGGGCATCATGAAGCAGAACCTGCCGCTCGCCGAACACGCGGGACCCGGGCACTGGAACGACCCGGACATGCTGGAGGTCGGCAACGGCGGCATGACGGACACCGAGTACCGCACCCACTTCTCCATGTGGTCGATCATGGCGGCGCCGCTGCTCATCGGCTCCGACCTGCGCGGCGCCGACGAGGCGACCTTCGAGATCCTCGGCAACGAGGAGGTCATCGCCGTCGACCAGGACCCGCTCGGCAAGCAGGGCACCGTGGTCTCCTCCGAGGACGGCCGCTGGGTGGTCAGCAAGGAGATGGCGGACGGCAGCCGCACCGTGGCGCTGTTCAACGAGTCGGGCTCGCCGCAGGAGATCTCCACGACCGCTGGCGAGGTCGGCCTGCCCGCGGCGGGCGGCTACCGGCTGCGCGACCTGTGGCAGCACCAGGACCGCGACTCCGGCGGCGAGATCACCGCGGCCGTGCCCGCGCACGGCACCGTGCTCTACCGCGTCTGGCCGGACGCGGACGCCGGATCCCCGCCCGCGGGCACGACGTTCGCGAGCGACTGGGAGTGGTACCTCGCGCGCAACGGCTGGGGTCCGGCGGAGCGGGACACGAGCGTCGGCGAGCGGCCGGCGGGCGACGGCGCACCGCTCACCGTCGGCGGCGAGACGTACGCCAAGGGCCTGGGCGTGCACGCCCCCGGCGAGATCGGTTACTACACCGCCGAGGAGTGCGAGACGTTCGCCGCCGACGTCGGGCTGGACGACGAGTCGGGGGGCGACGGTTCCGTGGCCTTCGAGGTCTGGGCCGACGACGCCAAGGTCGCGGAGTCCGGCGTGCTGACCAACGACAGACCGGCGCAGCCGCTGTCGGCGGACGTCGGCGGCGCGCAGACCGTGCGGCTGGTCGTCACCGACGGCGGTGACGGGATCGACCACGACCACGCCGACTGGGCGGACGCGCGGTTCACCTGCTGA
- a CDS encoding ABC transporter substrate-binding protein, with translation MTRRSLLRGAALGAGAVTLPTLLAACGSGPGGDGKTVTLGSNASDEVPRKAFQDVFDLFEKKSKKTVEVNTVDHNTFQENINRYLQGRPDDVFMWFAGYRMQFFAERGLLSEIGDLWKGFDGFSAALKDQSTGADGKQYFVPFYYYPWAVFYRKSVFDQGGYEIPTTFDQYTALARQMQKDGLVPFAFGDKDGWPAMGTFDYLNMRANGYDFHKSLMAGEESWTDPRVHEVFDLWRGLMPYHDEGANGRTWQEAAQSLAQKKTGMAVLGLPHPGQQFSEADREDLDFFPFPEISPEHGQDAVEAPIDGFLMSSKVKNEEGAQELLKFLATPAAEDAYLKSDPNNVAVHSGADTSSYSTLQKKAAELVSNAKQISQFLDRDTRPDFASTVMIKALQDFIDDPDDIDGLLKGIEGQKKTIFAEGQE, from the coding sequence ATGACGCGCCGGAGTCTGCTGCGGGGAGCCGCTCTCGGCGCCGGTGCCGTCACCCTCCCGACGCTGCTCGCCGCCTGCGGAAGCGGCCCGGGCGGCGACGGCAAGACAGTGACCCTGGGGTCCAACGCCTCCGACGAGGTGCCCCGCAAGGCGTTCCAGGACGTGTTCGACCTCTTCGAGAAGAAGTCGAAGAAGACGGTCGAGGTCAACACCGTCGACCACAACACGTTCCAGGAGAACATCAACCGCTACCTGCAGGGCCGGCCCGACGACGTGTTCATGTGGTTCGCTGGCTACCGCATGCAGTTCTTCGCCGAGCGTGGGCTGCTCAGCGAGATCGGCGACCTGTGGAAGGGCTTCGACGGCTTCTCCGCCGCGCTCAAGGACCAGTCCACCGGCGCCGACGGCAAGCAGTACTTCGTGCCGTTCTACTACTACCCCTGGGCCGTCTTCTACCGGAAGAGCGTCTTCGACCAGGGCGGTTACGAGATACCGACGACCTTCGACCAGTACACCGCCCTGGCCAGGCAGATGCAGAAGGACGGCCTGGTCCCGTTCGCCTTCGGCGACAAGGACGGCTGGCCCGCCATGGGCACGTTCGACTACCTCAACATGCGCGCCAACGGCTACGACTTCCACAAGTCGCTGATGGCCGGCGAGGAGTCCTGGACCGACCCGCGGGTGCACGAGGTCTTCGACCTGTGGCGCGGCCTCATGCCGTACCACGACGAGGGCGCCAACGGCCGCACCTGGCAGGAGGCCGCGCAGTCGCTGGCGCAGAAGAAGACCGGCATGGCGGTGCTCGGACTGCCGCACCCCGGCCAGCAGTTCTCCGAGGCCGACCGCGAGGACCTCGACTTCTTCCCGTTCCCGGAGATATCCCCCGAGCACGGGCAGGACGCGGTCGAGGCGCCCATCGACGGCTTCCTGATGTCGTCCAAGGTCAAGAACGAGGAAGGTGCGCAGGAACTGCTGAAGTTCCTCGCCACCCCGGCCGCCGAGGACGCGTACCTGAAGTCCGACCCCAACAACGTCGCCGTGCACTCCGGCGCCGACACGTCCTCCTACTCGACGCTGCAGAAGAAGGCGGCGGAGCTCGTCTCGAACGCCAAACAGATATCCCAGTTCCTCGACCGGGACACGCGCCCCGACTTCGCCTCGACGGTCATGATCAAGGCGCTGCAGGACTTCATCGACGACCCCGACGACATCGACGGCCTGCTCAAGGGCATCGAGGGCCAGAAGAAGACCATCTTCGCCGAAGGCCAGGAGTAA
- a CDS encoding sugar ABC transporter permease — protein sequence MPLVTHARRTRRRGRRRFTARDLAVIGVLLGFAILLDLFIIWGPTVASITLSFSSWDGLSDLSWVGGDNYDTLAGGDYPPFWPAVRNNLLWIAFLGLVATPFGLLLAVVIDRGVRFSRFYQSTIYLPVVLSLAVVGFIAQLVFSRDQGALNAILGNENNPTDWLGDRDLNIWMVLLAAGWRHTGYVMILYLAGLKAVAPELKEAAAIDGANERQTFLRVVFPTMRPVNVVVLVITVIEALRAFDIVYAINKGRNGLELLSVLVTDNIIGEASRIGFGSAIAVVLLTVSLGFIVTYLVQEMRGEERR from the coding sequence GTGCCGCTCGTCACCCACGCGCGGCGCACCCGACGGCGGGGTCGGCGGCGGTTCACCGCGCGCGACCTCGCCGTCATCGGCGTGCTGCTGGGCTTCGCCATCCTGCTGGACCTGTTCATCATCTGGGGGCCGACCGTCGCCTCCATCACCCTCTCCTTCTCCTCCTGGGACGGCCTGTCCGACCTGAGCTGGGTCGGCGGCGACAACTACGACACGCTCGCCGGCGGGGACTACCCGCCGTTCTGGCCCGCGGTCCGCAACAACCTGCTGTGGATCGCGTTCCTCGGGCTGGTGGCCACGCCCTTCGGGCTGCTGCTCGCGGTCGTCATCGACCGCGGCGTGCGCTTCTCGCGCTTCTACCAGTCCACGATCTACCTGCCGGTGGTGCTCTCCCTCGCCGTCGTCGGCTTCATCGCCCAACTGGTCTTCTCCCGCGACCAGGGCGCGCTCAACGCCATCCTGGGCAACGAGAACAACCCCACCGACTGGCTCGGCGACCGCGACCTCAACATCTGGATGGTCCTGCTGGCCGCCGGCTGGCGGCACACCGGCTACGTGATGATCCTCTATCTGGCCGGACTCAAGGCCGTGGCCCCCGAACTGAAGGAGGCCGCCGCGATCGACGGCGCGAACGAGCGGCAGACCTTCCTGCGCGTGGTCTTCCCCACGATGCGGCCGGTCAACGTCGTCGTCCTCGTCATCACCGTCATCGAGGCGCTCCGCGCCTTCGACATCGTCTACGCCATCAACAAGGGCAGAAACGGCCTGGAGCTGCTCTCCGTGCTCGTCACCGACAACATCATCGGGGAGGCCAGCCGCATCGGCTTCGGCTCCGCCATCGCCGTGGTGCTGCTCACCGTCTCCCTGGGGTTCATCGTGACGTACCTGGTTCAGGAGATGCGCGGGGAGGAGCGCCGATGA
- a CDS encoding carbohydrate ABC transporter permease, protein MSADVPTAAGPRPAAAAPAKTPDPPAGRRPRRGRFGVHIFLGGVSLAFLAPLLLAVYASLRPYEETAEHGYFSFPRKLSFDYYRQAFSDSEMSKYFVNSLIIAVPGVLIVLFLASFAAFVLARLRIRGGLFLLILFTAGNLLPQQVIVTPLYVMFNRIELPYWMSESMTMYDSYWAVISVNVGFQLGFCVFVLANFMRALPTEILEAAVVDGAGVWTQYWRITLPLCRPALAALGTLQFTWMYNDFLWALVFISDGDKLPITSALNNLRGQFFTDYNLLAAGSVLVALPTIIVFLLLQRHFIAGLTLGSTKG, encoded by the coding sequence ATGAGCGCCGACGTCCCCACCGCCGCCGGGCCGCGGCCGGCCGCCGCGGCGCCGGCCAAGACGCCGGACCCGCCGGCCGGGCGCCGGCCGCGCCGCGGCCGGTTCGGCGTGCACATCTTCCTCGGCGGGGTCTCGCTGGCCTTCCTGGCCCCGCTGCTGCTCGCCGTGTACGCCTCGCTGCGCCCCTACGAGGAGACCGCCGAGCACGGCTATTTCTCCTTCCCCCGCAAGCTGTCCTTCGACTACTACCGGCAGGCGTTCTCCGACTCGGAGATGAGCAAGTACTTCGTCAACTCGCTCATCATCGCGGTGCCCGGCGTGCTGATCGTGCTCTTCCTGGCGTCGTTCGCCGCCTTCGTGCTGGCACGGCTCCGCATCCGCGGCGGGCTCTTCCTGCTCATCCTCTTCACCGCGGGCAACCTGCTGCCGCAGCAGGTCATCGTCACGCCGCTGTACGTGATGTTCAACCGCATCGAGCTGCCGTACTGGATGTCCGAGTCGATGACGATGTACGACTCGTACTGGGCCGTCATCTCCGTCAACGTCGGCTTCCAGCTCGGCTTCTGCGTGTTCGTGCTGGCGAACTTCATGCGCGCGCTGCCCACCGAGATCCTGGAGGCCGCGGTCGTCGACGGCGCCGGGGTGTGGACCCAGTACTGGCGGATCACGCTGCCCCTGTGCCGCCCGGCGCTGGCGGCGCTGGGGACGCTGCAGTTCACCTGGATGTACAACGACTTCCTGTGGGCGCTCGTCTTCATCTCCGACGGCGACAAGCTCCCGATCACCTCGGCGCTCAACAACCTGCGCGGGCAGTTCTTCACCGACTACAACCTGCTCGCCGCGGGCTCCGTGCTGGTCGCGCTGCCGACGATCATCGTCTTCCTGCTGCTGCAGCGTCACTTCATCGCCGGGCTGACGCTCGGCTCCACCAAGGGGTGA
- a CDS encoding NUDIX hydrolase, which produces MIVWLNGAWDTGLRRVAHELVELTPGSILYDPELTGGQLRALLPQKRLDEVGDERELPSWRRLVVETAAALLAEADGPLVVPAALWRQEHRDEIFGRLASRGFDVRHVLVSLDETILHAEPFPPWLAGDAHLVDAAGQTPREAAEEIASCLRAGAGHCDIVQNSEPTGETLAAGVLLFDEEDRVLLVDPTYKPGWEFPGGVVEAGEAPARGGVREVAEELGLTLRRAPRLLVVDWEPPRPPEYGGLRLLYDGGRLGPAEAAGVLLPGPELRAWRFVTEDEAGVLLPSVRYSRLRWALRARRRGAAVYLEGGAPVPDGA; this is translated from the coding sequence GTGATCGTCTGGCTGAACGGCGCATGGGATACGGGTCTGCGCCGCGTCGCGCACGAACTGGTGGAGCTGACCCCGGGGAGCATCCTCTACGACCCGGAGCTGACGGGCGGGCAACTGCGCGCGCTGCTGCCGCAGAAGCGCCTGGACGAGGTCGGGGACGAGCGGGAGCTGCCGTCGTGGCGGCGGCTGGTGGTGGAGACGGCGGCGGCGCTGCTCGCGGAGGCGGACGGTCCGCTGGTGGTGCCGGCGGCGCTGTGGCGCCAGGAGCACCGCGACGAGATCTTCGGGCGGCTGGCCTCTCGCGGCTTCGACGTGCGGCATGTGCTGGTCTCGCTAGACGAAACGATCCTGCATGCCGAGCCCTTCCCGCCCTGGCTCGCCGGCGACGCCCACCTCGTCGACGCCGCGGGTCAGACCCCCCGCGAGGCCGCCGAGGAGATCGCCTCCTGCCTGCGCGCCGGGGCCGGCCACTGCGACATCGTGCAGAACTCCGAGCCCACCGGCGAGACGCTCGCCGCCGGCGTGCTGCTCTTCGACGAGGAGGACCGGGTGCTCCTGGTCGACCCTACGTACAAGCCGGGCTGGGAGTTCCCCGGCGGCGTCGTCGAGGCCGGCGAGGCGCCGGCGCGCGGCGGTGTCCGGGAGGTGGCGGAGGAGCTGGGGCTGACCCTGCGGCGGGCGCCCCGGCTGCTGGTGGTGGACTGGGAGCCGCCCCGGCCGCCCGAGTACGGCGGGCTGCGGCTGCTCTACGACGGCGGCCGGCTGGGCCCCGCGGAGGCGGCCGGCGTCCTGCTGCCGGGGCCCGAGCTGCGGGCCTGGCGGTTCGTCACGGAGGACGAGGCGGGCGTCCTGCTGCCGTCGGTGCGGTACAGCCGGCTGCGCTGGGCGCTGCGGGCCCGGCGGCGGGGGGCGGCGGTCTACCTGGAGGGCGGCGCGCCGGTCCCGGACGGGGCGTAG
- a CDS encoding class F sortase, whose translation MHEQRTADPYATMPYGMTPHGTPPHDTTGYGATPNGTAPGGPPPDPGGAGEGGGSVARALRNKFAAGVVICVMLLGIGMIHTALTGGFGPPQPSGQSALTDDGPPAHPPLPTSPPAAIRIPAIGVDAPLTEVGLDRDGWLAAPPPGVRDLAGWYRDAPTPGAAGTAVVTGHVDDAAGPAVFYRLGGLKRGEVVRVDRKDGRTAEFTVYAVEVFDADDFPSRRVYGDSDRAELRVLTCGGRYREGNDPGYEGNVVVFARLSDVA comes from the coding sequence ATGCACGAGCAACGCACCGCCGACCCCTACGCCACGATGCCCTACGGCATGACCCCCCACGGCACGCCGCCCCACGACACGACCGGGTACGGGGCCACCCCGAACGGCACCGCGCCCGGCGGTCCACCCCCGGACCCCGGCGGGGCGGGCGAGGGCGGCGGGAGCGTGGCCCGTGCGCTGCGCAACAAGTTCGCCGCGGGCGTCGTGATCTGCGTGATGCTCCTCGGCATCGGCATGATCCACACCGCCCTCACCGGGGGCTTCGGTCCGCCGCAGCCCTCCGGGCAGAGCGCACTCACCGACGACGGCCCGCCCGCCCACCCGCCGCTGCCCACCTCGCCGCCCGCCGCGATCCGTATCCCCGCCATCGGCGTCGACGCGCCGCTGACCGAGGTGGGACTCGACCGCGACGGCTGGCTCGCGGCGCCGCCGCCCGGCGTGCGCGACCTCGCCGGCTGGTACCGGGACGCTCCCACCCCCGGCGCCGCGGGCACCGCCGTCGTCACCGGGCACGTCGACGACGCGGCCGGGCCCGCCGTCTTCTACCGCCTCGGCGGCCTGAAGCGCGGCGAGGTCGTCAGGGTGGACAGGAAGGACGGCCGCACGGCGGAGTTCACCGTGTACGCCGTCGAGGTCTTCGACGCCGACGACTTCCCCAGCCGGCGCGTCTACGGCGACTCCGACCGCGCCGAACTGCGCGTGCTCACCTGCGGCGGCCGCTACCGCGAGGGGAACGACCCCGGCTACGAGGGCAACGTCGTCGTCTTCGCCCGGCTCAGCGACGTCGCCTGA
- a CDS encoding dipeptidase, with translation MDTDRLAGTVAGLLPRARTELAELVSFRSVALVDPERFPATESDAAARWVADSLTAEGFTDVQLLDTPDGTRSVYGYLPGPAGAPTVLLYAHYDVQPPLDESAWLSPPFELTERDGRWYGRGAADCKGGVLMHLTALRALRENGGVPVSVKVIVEGSEEQGTGGLQQYAVQHPELLAADTIVIGDVGNFRVGLPTVTATLRGMTMLRVQVDALAGNLHSGQFGGAAPDALAALIRILDSLRAPDGSTTVDGLAPGSRWDGLAYPEESFRGDAKVLDGVELIGSGSVADRIWASPAVTVIGMDVPSVAEATPSVQATAAALVSLRLPPGHDATEATERLTAHFEAHAPWGVRVTTEPYGSGEPFRADVTSPAYRAMAEAMRAAYPGEEMQVAGQGGTIPLCNTLAELYPRAEILLIGLSEPEAQIHAVNESVSPEELERLSFAEALFLHGYAAGRAG, from the coding sequence ATGGACACCGATCGGCTCGCCGGCACCGTCGCCGGACTGCTGCCGCGCGCCCGTACCGAACTGGCCGAGCTGGTCTCCTTCCGCTCGGTCGCGCTCGTCGATCCGGAGCGCTTCCCGGCGACCGAGTCCGACGCCGCCGCACGCTGGGTCGCGGACTCGCTGACCGCCGAGGGCTTCACGGACGTGCAGTTGCTCGACACCCCGGACGGCACCCGTTCGGTGTACGGATACCTGCCCGGACCGGCGGGCGCCCCCACGGTGCTGCTCTACGCCCACTACGACGTACAGCCGCCGCTCGACGAATCGGCGTGGCTCAGCCCGCCGTTCGAGCTGACCGAGCGCGACGGCCGGTGGTACGGGCGCGGCGCCGCGGACTGCAAGGGCGGCGTCCTCATGCACCTGACCGCGCTGCGCGCGCTGCGCGAGAACGGCGGCGTGCCGGTCTCGGTCAAGGTCATCGTGGAGGGCTCGGAGGAACAGGGCACCGGCGGTCTGCAGCAGTACGCCGTGCAGCACCCGGAGTTGCTGGCGGCCGACACGATCGTCATCGGCGACGTCGGCAACTTCCGCGTGGGGCTGCCGACGGTCACGGCGACGCTGCGCGGCATGACGATGCTGCGCGTGCAGGTGGACGCGCTGGCGGGGAACCTGCACTCGGGCCAGTTCGGCGGCGCCGCCCCCGACGCCCTCGCCGCGCTCATCCGGATCCTCGACTCGCTGCGCGCACCCGACGGCTCGACCACGGTCGACGGCCTCGCACCCGGCTCCCGGTGGGACGGCCTGGCCTACCCGGAGGAGAGCTTCCGCGGCGACGCCAAGGTGCTCGACGGCGTGGAGCTCATCGGCTCGGGAAGCGTCGCGGACCGCATCTGGGCGAGCCCCGCGGTGACGGTCATCGGCATGGACGTCCCGTCGGTGGCCGAGGCCACGCCTTCGGTGCAGGCCACCGCGGCGGCGCTGGTGAGCCTGCGGCTGCCGCCGGGCCACGACGCGACCGAGGCGACGGAGCGGCTGACCGCGCACTTCGAGGCGCACGCGCCCTGGGGCGTACGGGTGACCACCGAGCCGTACGGCTCGGGCGAGCCGTTCCGCGCCGACGTCACCAGCCCGGCGTACCGCGCGATGGCCGAGGCGATGCGCGCGGCGTACCCGGGCGAGGAGATGCAGGTGGCCGGGCAGGGCGGCACGATCCCGCTGTGCAACACCCTGGCCGAGCTGTACCCCCGGGCGGAGATCCTGCTGATCGGGCTCTCCGAGCCGGAGGCGCAGATCCACGCGGTGAACGAGAGCGTGTCGCCGGAGGAGCTGGAGCGGCTGTCGTTCGCCGAGGCGCTGTTCCTGCACGGGTACGCGGCCGGGCGCGCGGGCTGA